The following proteins are co-located in the Silene latifolia isolate original U9 population chromosome 1, ASM4854445v1, whole genome shotgun sequence genome:
- the LOC141607072 gene encoding cyclic dof factor 5-like, with amino-acid sequence MAAVAKDPAIKLFGTTISLHEPPFSQHSQSLENGSSMMTKAGTEDCRNENSGTVEEIVSVEPCKVEQPQTSMQQSTNSQAISDSKAHHEESDDSGEPNSSKRPDKIIPCPRCNSLDTKFCYFNNYNVNQPRHFCKSCQRYWTAGGTVRNVPVGAGRRRNKHLASQYQQIAGSPDGGSTTVVETSAAGNHLLSCEESVSSCTGSSPNEMVLKFGPESPHCDSGPNLVTQRQMKGYSDMNPHNCGPLQQPLYHCPPNSSSCRPYLVPGCTTQSTPNISVQFVPASYWNYIPVWVAGPGNVPVAVRSGNGLQVLGKHSRETVEGEISAEGISSSKTLKIQGIDQS; translated from the exons ATGGCAGCAGTAGCTAAAGATCCAGCAATTAAGTTATTTGGAACTACTATTTCCTTACATGAACCTCCATTTTCTCAACACTCTCAGTCTCTG GAAAATGGATCCAGCATGATGACAAAAGCAGGAACTGAGGACTGTAGAAATGAGAACTCGGGGACAGTGGAAGAAATTGTGTCTGTTGAACCCTGCAAGGTTGAACAACCCCAAACTTCCATGCAACAATCAACTAACTCACAAGCAATTTCAGATTCCAAGGCTCACCATGAGGAATCTGATGATTCCGGGGAACCCAATTCAAGTAAAAGACCCGATAAAATTATTCCATGTCCTCGATGCAACAGTCTCGATACCAAATTCTGCTACTTCAATAACTACAACGTGAACCAACCTCGACATTTCTGCAAAAGCTGCCAGAGGTATTGGACAGCTGGAGGGACTGTTAGAAATGTCCCTGTTGGTGCAGGCCGGCGGAGGAACAAACACTTGGCTTCGCAATATCAACAGATAGCCGGATCTCCTGATGGAGGGTCTACAACTGTGGTTGAGACATCCGCCGCAGGAAATCACTTGTTATCATGTGAAGAGTCCGTCAGCTCATGTACGGGTTCAAGTCCGAACGAAATGGTTCTGAAATTTGGCCCTGAATCACCCCATTGTGACTCCGGGCCAAATTTAGTAACCCAGAGACAGATGAAGGGTTACTCTGATATGAACCCTCATAATTGCGGGCCCTTGCAACAGCCTTTATATCATTGTCCTCCAAATTCAAGTAGTTGCAGACCCTACCTGGTCCCAGGATGCACCACTCAGTCCACACCGAATATTTCAGTTCAGTTTGTTCCTGCATCCTACTGGAACTACATTCCTGTTTGGGTTGCAGGACCTGGAAATGTGCCAGTTGCTGTTAGAAGTGGCAATGGGTTACAAGTTCTAGGCAAGCATTCTAGAGAAACAGTAGAAGGTGAAATATCTGCTGAGGGTATATCGTCATCAAAGACGCTTAAAATTCAGGGCATTGATCAATCATGA